One window from the genome of Synechococcus sp. PROS-7-1 encodes:
- a CDS encoding DUF429 domain-containing protein — protein MPKEHEVNQPPPALVLGIDAAWTAHNPSGVALVQRAAEGWQCLALAPSYDAFLALAAGQPWDQSQKAQGSEPDPAALLKACQQLSGQPVDCVSVDMPLATTPITSRRAADTAIASRFGPKGCAVHSPSAKRPGAIADQLRERFGELGVPLHTTTPARLGPALIECYPHVALLALLNRDYRVPYKVSRSAQYWKAERPPIAERVKRLLAEFSGIHQALSQRISAIPLTLPQPNEVSTLSSLKPVEDMLDALICAWIGIEHLENRTVGLGDSTAAIWVPDQSSGSSTPSSNAISTIALKSSSARSL, from the coding sequence GTGCCCAAGGAACACGAGGTCAATCAGCCCCCACCAGCCCTGGTCCTCGGCATCGATGCCGCCTGGACGGCTCACAACCCCAGTGGTGTGGCCCTGGTGCAACGGGCGGCTGAGGGCTGGCAATGCCTGGCCCTGGCCCCCAGCTACGACGCCTTTCTCGCCCTGGCTGCGGGCCAACCCTGGGACCAGAGCCAGAAAGCCCAGGGCAGTGAACCCGATCCCGCCGCTCTGCTCAAGGCCTGCCAACAACTGTCAGGGCAGCCCGTGGACTGCGTGTCGGTCGACATGCCCCTGGCCACAACACCGATCACCAGCCGGCGCGCTGCAGACACCGCCATCGCCAGCCGCTTCGGGCCGAAGGGTTGCGCCGTACACAGTCCATCAGCCAAACGCCCCGGTGCCATCGCCGATCAACTGCGCGAACGCTTCGGCGAACTCGGCGTTCCCCTGCACACCACAACTCCAGCTCGCTTAGGTCCGGCCCTGATCGAGTGTTATCCCCATGTGGCCCTGCTGGCCTTGCTCAATCGCGACTACCGCGTGCCCTACAAGGTGAGCCGCTCGGCTCAGTACTGGAAGGCGGAGCGGCCACCGATTGCCGAACGGGTCAAGCGTCTGCTCGCTGAATTCAGCGGCATCCACCAGGCCCTCAGCCAGCGCATCAGCGCCATCCCTCTCACCCTGCCCCAACCCAATGAGGTGAGCACGCTCTCATCGCTCAAGCCCGTGGAAGACATGCTCGATGCCCTGATCTGCGCCTGGATCGGCATCGAACACCTCGAAAACCGCACCGTTGGCCTGGGTGACTCCACCGCTGCCATCTGGGTGCCGGATCAATCCTCCGGCAGCTCCACGCCCTCATCCAATGCCATCAGCACCATCGCCTTGAAGTCGTCGTCCGCAAGGTCGCTGTAG
- the rmuC gene encoding DNA recombination protein RmuC, producing the protein MAPILLFITGVLAGLIAGFILSRLFSKGRSGDGSGEARLLEERLLKADQGLEQFSRQLEAQSSELKAVQQQAQQASEQAAISRTQLEGVSQERDALKAGHDTALAAMDQLRTEKESLSTAMAEVAEKLRSQESQTQFLEQARTDLLTQFRSLSGQMLDGSREALLKSTKETVSEPFAKEVLQLRQQVEALQKESNAKLTVLAETTRDLRQRSEDVQGAAQQLTSALRSPNVKGQWGEVNLRRILEFVGLIAYCDFDEQVHVGTEEGAYRPDCVITIPGSRRLIVDSKAPIESYLDALQANDQAQRDAALNEHLKKVRSHIDLLSKKDYAGKLSALGQVVDGVVLFIPVEGALSMALERDPQLLEYAFSKNIILTFPTSLLAILKGLAMTIQQAEIAKNIDEIQAQAVELHKRFSTFIDKFNDIGSNLTRLNKSFNAAVGSAQSRLLPQGRRFAELAGQSGEIDVSDPIDEVVREIQAGEV; encoded by the coding sequence TTGGCCCCAATCCTTCTCTTCATCACCGGCGTACTCGCTGGCTTGATTGCTGGCTTCATCCTCAGCCGCTTGTTCAGCAAAGGCCGCAGCGGTGATGGTTCCGGTGAGGCGCGTCTCCTTGAAGAGCGGCTGCTGAAGGCCGACCAGGGCCTGGAGCAATTCAGTAGGCAGCTGGAGGCCCAGAGCAGTGAACTCAAGGCAGTGCAACAGCAGGCCCAACAAGCGAGCGAACAGGCGGCGATCAGCCGCACTCAACTGGAGGGGGTGAGCCAGGAGAGAGATGCCCTCAAGGCTGGCCATGACACTGCACTGGCAGCGATGGATCAGTTGCGCACTGAGAAGGAGAGCCTCAGCACCGCGATGGCGGAGGTGGCCGAGAAGCTGCGCAGTCAGGAAAGCCAAACCCAGTTCCTGGAGCAGGCCCGCACGGATCTGCTCACCCAGTTCCGCTCCCTCAGCGGTCAGATGCTGGATGGCTCCCGCGAAGCCTTACTCAAGAGCACCAAGGAAACGGTGAGTGAGCCGTTCGCCAAGGAGGTGTTGCAGTTACGGCAGCAGGTGGAGGCCTTGCAGAAGGAGTCCAACGCCAAGCTCACGGTGCTGGCGGAAACCACTCGCGATCTGCGCCAGCGCAGTGAAGACGTGCAAGGTGCAGCCCAGCAGCTCACCTCCGCGCTGCGTTCCCCGAATGTGAAGGGCCAGTGGGGGGAGGTAAACCTGCGCCGGATCCTTGAGTTTGTGGGCTTGATCGCCTACTGCGACTTCGATGAGCAGGTGCATGTGGGCACCGAGGAGGGCGCCTACCGGCCGGACTGTGTGATCACCATCCCCGGCTCACGCCGTTTGATCGTGGATTCCAAGGCACCGATCGAGAGCTATCTCGATGCATTGCAGGCCAATGATCAAGCCCAACGGGACGCAGCACTCAATGAGCACTTGAAGAAGGTGCGCAGCCACATCGATCTATTGAGCAAGAAGGATTACGCCGGCAAGCTCAGTGCCCTGGGCCAGGTGGTGGATGGGGTGGTGCTGTTCATCCCGGTGGAAGGCGCCCTGTCGATGGCCTTGGAGCGAGATCCACAGCTGCTGGAGTACGCCTTCAGCAAGAACATCATCCTCACCTTCCCCACCAGCCTGCTGGCGATTTTGAAGGGATTGGCGATGACGATTCAGCAGGCGGAGATCGCCAAAAACATCGATGAGATTCAGGCGCAGGCAGTTGAACTGCACAAGCGTTTCTCCACCTTTATCGACAAGTTCAACGACATCGGCAGCAACCTCACGCGCTTGAACAAGAGCTTCAATGCAGCGGTGGGTTCAGCGCAGAGCCGGCTCTTGCCGCAGGGTCGGCGTTTTGCAGAGCTGGCGGGGCAAAGCGGTGAGATTGATGTGAGTGATCCAATCGATGAGGTTGTGCGTGAGATTCAGGCGGGGGAGGTTTGA
- the fghA gene encoding S-formylglutathione hydrolase: MELISTHRCFNGEQRRYRLHAETLHSDTTVSVYLPPAALSAASRVAALPALIWLSGLTCSDENAVQKAGAQRLASELGLALVMPDTSPRGDAVPNDPEGHWDFGHGAGFYLDAEQEPWHQHYRMHSYVVEELPARLSAALPLDPNRLGLAGHSMGGHGALVLGLRHPQRFRSVSAVAPICHPSACPWGQKAFTHFLGNSAEAQTRWRAWDGVALLEDGHRREDCLLVDVGSADPFLEEQLRPSDLKAAAERCGQPLTLTVHEGYDHSYFFVASVIDTHLRHHASALGLKRDR; encoded by the coding sequence ATGGAACTGATCAGCACCCACCGCTGCTTCAACGGAGAACAGCGGCGTTACCGACTGCACGCCGAAACGCTGCACAGTGACACCACGGTGAGCGTGTATCTGCCCCCCGCCGCGCTCAGCGCAGCGTCGCGTGTCGCTGCCCTGCCCGCCCTGATCTGGCTGTCAGGTCTCACCTGCAGCGATGAAAACGCGGTGCAGAAGGCGGGAGCCCAGCGACTGGCCTCCGAGCTCGGGCTGGCCCTGGTCATGCCCGACACCAGCCCCCGTGGTGATGCGGTGCCCAATGATCCAGAGGGACACTGGGATTTCGGCCATGGCGCCGGCTTCTATCTGGATGCGGAGCAGGAGCCATGGCACCAGCACTACCGCATGCACAGCTATGTGGTGGAGGAGCTCCCGGCCCGGCTCAGCGCAGCCTTGCCCCTGGACCCCAACCGCCTGGGGCTGGCTGGTCATTCCATGGGCGGTCATGGAGCCCTGGTGCTGGGCTTGCGTCACCCGCAGCGCTTCCGTTCCGTTTCGGCGGTGGCACCGATCTGCCATCCCAGCGCCTGCCCCTGGGGGCAGAAGGCCTTCACTCATTTCCTCGGAAACAGCGCCGAGGCCCAGACCCGCTGGCGAGCCTGGGATGGCGTGGCCCTGCTCGAGGATGGTCATCGCCGGGAGGACTGCCTGCTCGTGGATGTCGGCTCCGCCGATCCCTTTCTGGAAGAACAGCTGCGCCCGAGCGACCTCAAGGCAGCGGCCGAGCGCTGCGGCCAGCCGCTCACGCTCACTGTGCATGAGGGCTACGACCACAGCTATTTCTTTGTGGCCAGTGTGATCGACACCCACCTGCGCCATCACGCCTCAGCCCTTGGGCTCAAGCGTGATCGCTGA
- a CDS encoding phosphatase PAP2 family protein, which translates to MTLLLALLAGVPAPARAATPCELGAGSPATLPEIKPGLLKGYLEQEAMADALALLEGPPPAGSAAAALDQAQANASFALRDSARWTLAARDADLHFPAAAISFSCALGVPINATDTPRLLLLMRRSMTDLGLSTYPAKNRYQRQRPFMVNNQPICTPADEQGLRGDGSYPSGHTAVGWGWGLILSTIAPERSDELIARGRAFGESRSICNVHWTSDVQAGELMGSATTARLQADPVFQADLQAARQEVEALRARKAQPNGDCSLEEAALAIRP; encoded by the coding sequence ATGACGCTGTTGCTCGCCCTGCTGGCGGGGGTCCCCGCGCCGGCCAGAGCCGCCACCCCCTGTGAGCTCGGGGCCGGATCACCCGCCACGCTGCCGGAGATCAAGCCGGGATTGCTGAAGGGCTATCTCGAGCAGGAGGCGATGGCCGATGCCCTGGCCCTGCTCGAGGGTCCGCCGCCTGCGGGCAGCGCCGCTGCAGCCCTCGATCAAGCCCAGGCCAACGCCAGCTTTGCGCTGCGCGACTCAGCCCGCTGGACGCTCGCCGCCAGGGATGCCGATCTGCACTTCCCAGCAGCGGCCATCAGCTTCTCCTGCGCCCTGGGCGTGCCGATCAATGCAACGGACACGCCCAGATTGCTGCTGCTGATGCGCCGCAGCATGACGGATCTGGGGCTCTCCACCTACCCCGCCAAGAACCGCTACCAGCGCCAGCGCCCGTTCATGGTCAACAACCAGCCCATCTGCACACCTGCAGACGAACAGGGCTTACGCGGCGACGGCTCCTATCCCTCGGGCCACACCGCAGTGGGCTGGGGATGGGGATTGATCCTGAGCACGATCGCGCCGGAACGCAGCGATGAACTGATCGCCAGAGGCCGGGCCTTCGGTGAAAGCCGCAGCATCTGCAATGTGCACTGGACCAGCGATGTGCAGGCCGGTGAATTGATGGGTTCAGCAACCACCGCCAGGCTTCAGGCTGACCCTGTCTTCCAGGCCGATCTCCAAGCAGCACGCCAGGAAGTGGAGGCGCTCAGAGCCCGGAAGGCCCAGCCCAATGGCGACTGCAGTCTGGAGGAAGCTGCCTTGGCAATTCGCCCTTAA
- a CDS encoding type II toxin-antitoxin system VapC family toxin: protein MIVLDTNVLSELMRQQPAEAVLCWADQLSPQEVAITAMNEAEILHGIARLPDSRRKQQLEQGWDALLTTVLQHPVLPFDSGAAHWFAALVSHREGMARPISTADAVIAATALAHDGHLATRNTADFEAIGLPLINPWSRSGRSI, encoded by the coding sequence GTGATCGTTCTCGACACCAACGTGTTGTCGGAACTGATGCGGCAGCAACCGGCTGAGGCCGTTCTGTGCTGGGCGGATCAGCTCAGCCCCCAGGAGGTGGCCATCACCGCCATGAACGAAGCCGAGATCCTGCACGGCATCGCCCGACTGCCCGACTCACGGCGCAAGCAACAGCTTGAGCAGGGTTGGGACGCCCTGCTGACGACCGTGCTCCAGCACCCGGTTCTTCCGTTCGACAGTGGTGCAGCGCACTGGTTTGCAGCCCTGGTAAGCCATCGCGAGGGCATGGCTCGTCCGATCAGCACCGCTGACGCCGTGATCGCCGCCACAGCCCTTGCCCATGACGGGCATCTGGCGACACGCAACACCGCTGATTTCGAAGCGATCGGCCTGCCCCTAATCAATCCCTGGAGCCGGAGTGGCCGGTCCATCTGA
- a CDS encoding right-handed parallel beta-helix repeat-containing protein, with product MSNFTVTNLNSSGPGSLREAIELSNASRDFDTITFSPELSGVISLSNALPDISSPLSINALPTGQTAPSIQIDFAGNRGITFSAGSDGSSLIGLSLVGASGAALTLESSNNTVQNNYIGVDLDGQSASANNGDGITITASSAGNLIGSTTPGDSTSWNDLSEEGGYAISAIQGIRSASNTSDPYILCGSGTEGDAPQVVGLVSLGAADGSGEWFTVNAATAFGGSSSALTSCYGPEQLDANTIRLVGSYNSNGDFPPTNTSAFIYTGAIDQANGTTEGFTEYQHPDATWTFFHSTQEGLVVGNWDNTVTIPDTNRPIIGTGKAIIYEVSSGLSIADIAYPGSKSTTAYGIAKVNDDLFAITGSYSLDGEPDGVAHGYLVYYRRSDNSFSEWTSWDVNDVALGNIASHADGISYNSTDNTFTLATWAIDAATGLPLTGQLMTVQRTADGGFGERLWTEVNYNNQTGGTTVPTSVAGDVMTGEYEASDGSVTTWSSETSFFVDPSNVISGNGGNGIAILGSSTAFETNNTIAQNRIGTSADGSTALANGENGILINASNRNLIGGTLSGGNNPTKEDTTPPPLGNLISGNTGNGVLIRDGAEGNSLSGNFIGTTATGNVKLGNKADGVAILNADNNRLLGCQLESSPFIYYNVVSGNEGNGVRITNSDNSTIHANFFGLAANNLDSLGNGLNGALIEGDSNNTQYGGVIPLGNVNSGNSLNGIEVKDTASGFITFNTFAGTTAFGGIAPNQRNGMLFTSSGGDNTIRTNVIGGNIENGIHITGSAADITVDPNIIGLNTAGNSATYTYPSGEIVSYANGLDGIRVDGNAENISIAGTYRSVIPQNTISNNNGYGINVLGNAKQVQIANTAIGTGSLTERVEEQFGNTLGGIFVGGNTNDINLGDPTGSENVLIANNLGSGLTVEGRLNNQLSNIVFRNNDEYGLSFLGLTEAEAEQQINKGITYAGNAFGTVEVAPGWANLSLSQEVDTNSFSVAADTEISVLRQDTSDQIVNFGLRNQSTDTVLSLTQLNAASRQSLNLEDIIENTWSQTEGVALGGREISELVRGTWIPVATNQDNEVLVLENLTLAGDSATATFSGGIQAVYSVGGTGVLATAAAEPVATVTATIRRLSDYNNAIAIYESDALTGAVNGLLPGTDGYLEAALDNAKQAERVFSSSQLPGYDQTGTIEFSISTQNNYSFLILVDGNESTLYSSYAASNPGQSIQFTSFTTPGGGLTIGVEDLLATEKSDQDFNDLIISLPPMI from the coding sequence ATGAGCAATTTCACTGTCACCAACCTCAACAGCAGTGGCCCAGGGAGCCTGCGGGAAGCCATTGAGCTGTCAAATGCGAGTCGTGATTTCGACACCATCACTTTCTCGCCAGAACTCAGTGGAGTGATCTCTTTATCGAATGCGCTTCCAGATATCTCTTCTCCATTAAGCATCAACGCTTTGCCAACGGGGCAGACAGCACCGAGCATTCAGATTGATTTTGCTGGAAATCGCGGGATCACCTTTTCCGCAGGAAGTGATGGATCATCGCTGATTGGTCTGTCGCTGGTCGGCGCATCTGGTGCAGCCTTGACACTTGAAAGTTCAAACAACACCGTTCAAAACAACTACATCGGCGTTGATCTCGATGGACAGAGTGCAAGTGCCAACAACGGCGATGGCATCACGATCACAGCTAGCTCCGCAGGCAACCTGATCGGCAGCACCACGCCAGGCGACAGCACCTCATGGAATGACCTCTCTGAAGAAGGGGGTTACGCCATTTCCGCGATCCAGGGCATCCGCTCCGCAAGCAACACGTCCGATCCATACATTCTCTGCGGTAGTGGCACCGAAGGCGACGCTCCCCAAGTCGTTGGCCTGGTCAGCCTTGGTGCTGCAGACGGCAGCGGTGAGTGGTTCACGGTGAATGCCGCGACGGCATTCGGAGGTAGCAGCAGTGCTCTCACCAGTTGCTATGGCCCGGAACAACTCGATGCCAACACGATTCGCTTGGTTGGTTCTTACAACAGCAATGGAGACTTTCCCCCAACCAACACATCGGCATTCATCTACACGGGTGCCATTGATCAGGCCAATGGCACCACAGAGGGGTTCACGGAATACCAGCATCCGGATGCAACCTGGACGTTTTTTCACAGCACCCAGGAAGGATTGGTCGTCGGCAACTGGGATAATACCGTCACCATTCCAGACACCAATCGACCAATCATCGGTACAGGGAAGGCCATCATCTACGAGGTGAGCAGTGGCCTGTCGATTGCCGACATTGCCTATCCCGGCTCCAAATCCACCACCGCCTATGGCATTGCCAAAGTTAACGACGATCTGTTCGCGATCACTGGCTCATACAGCCTTGATGGCGAACCCGACGGCGTAGCCCATGGCTACCTTGTGTATTACCGGCGTAGTGACAACAGCTTTAGCGAATGGACCAGCTGGGATGTGAATGACGTCGCTCTGGGGAACATCGCCAGCCATGCAGATGGCATCAGCTACAACAGCACCGACAACACCTTCACCCTGGCGACTTGGGCCATCGACGCCGCAACAGGCCTCCCCCTGACAGGTCAACTGATGACCGTGCAGCGCACAGCTGATGGGGGATTCGGAGAGCGACTCTGGACCGAAGTCAACTACAACAACCAAACTGGAGGAACCACAGTCCCCACCTCTGTGGCCGGTGATGTGATGACCGGCGAATATGAGGCCTCCGACGGAAGCGTCACAACCTGGTCGTCAGAGACGAGCTTCTTCGTGGATCCCAGCAATGTGATCAGCGGCAATGGAGGCAATGGCATCGCCATTCTCGGCTCGAGCACGGCCTTTGAAACCAACAACACCATTGCCCAGAACAGAATCGGCACCAGCGCCGATGGGAGCACTGCATTAGCCAATGGCGAAAACGGCATTCTGATCAATGCCAGCAACCGCAATCTGATTGGTGGCACCTTGAGTGGCGGCAATAACCCCACAAAAGAAGACACAACACCACCACCCCTGGGAAATCTGATTTCCGGAAACACAGGCAATGGTGTGTTGATCCGCGACGGTGCCGAGGGCAACAGCCTGAGCGGCAATTTCATTGGCACAACAGCAACCGGAAACGTCAAACTGGGTAACAAAGCGGATGGCGTCGCCATTCTCAATGCCGACAACAATCGACTCCTTGGTTGTCAATTAGAAAGCTCACCATTCATTTATTACAACGTGGTGAGTGGAAACGAAGGCAACGGTGTACGCATTACGAACAGCGATAATTCCACGATTCATGCCAATTTCTTTGGCTTAGCCGCAAACAATCTCGACTCACTGGGCAACGGACTGAATGGGGCCCTCATCGAGGGAGATTCAAACAATACCCAATACGGTGGGGTGATCCCCCTTGGCAATGTGAATTCAGGGAATTCCCTGAATGGCATTGAAGTAAAGGACACAGCCAGTGGCTTCATCACCTTCAACACCTTCGCCGGGACCACAGCATTCGGAGGCATTGCCCCAAATCAACGCAATGGCATGCTCTTCACCAGCAGTGGTGGTGACAACACCATTCGCACCAATGTGATCGGTGGCAACATCGAGAATGGAATCCATATCACTGGCAGCGCTGCAGACATCACGGTCGATCCCAATATCATCGGCCTCAATACCGCTGGCAATTCGGCAACCTACACCTACCCCTCGGGTGAAATTGTTTCGTATGCCAATGGCCTCGATGGAATCCGCGTCGATGGCAATGCCGAGAACATCTCGATCGCCGGAACCTATCGATCCGTCATCCCCCAGAACACGATTTCCAACAACAACGGCTATGGGATCAATGTTCTTGGCAATGCCAAACAGGTCCAGATCGCAAATACCGCAATCGGCACTGGATCGCTCACTGAAAGAGTTGAAGAGCAATTTGGCAACACCCTGGGTGGCATTTTCGTTGGCGGAAATACCAATGACATTAATCTCGGAGATCCAACAGGAAGCGAGAACGTACTGATTGCCAATAACTTAGGCAGTGGTTTAACGGTTGAAGGAAGACTCAACAATCAACTCTCGAATATTGTATTCAGAAACAATGATGAGTACGGTCTAAGCTTCCTAGGCCTTACCGAAGCCGAAGCCGAACAACAGATCAACAAAGGGATCACTTATGCAGGCAACGCTTTCGGCACTGTTGAAGTGGCACCTGGATGGGCCAACCTCAGCTTGAGTCAAGAAGTTGACACGAACAGCTTCAGTGTGGCCGCTGACACTGAAATCAGTGTGCTGCGACAGGACACGAGTGATCAGATTGTGAATTTCGGGCTAAGGAACCAATCAACAGACACCGTGCTGTCCCTGACGCAACTCAATGCTGCCAGCAGACAATCGCTCAACCTTGAGGACATCATCGAGAACACCTGGTCACAGACCGAGGGAGTTGCCCTTGGTGGTCGCGAGATCTCAGAACTTGTGCGGGGAACCTGGATTCCAGTGGCGACCAACCAAGACAACGAAGTTCTGGTCTTGGAAAATCTTACGCTTGCTGGTGACAGCGCCACTGCAACATTCTCAGGAGGCATTCAGGCGGTGTACTCCGTTGGGGGGACAGGGGTGCTGGCGACCGCTGCTGCTGAGCCGGTTGCGACGGTCACGGCCACAATCCGACGTCTAAGTGATTACAACAACGCGATCGCAATCTACGAATCTGACGCGCTGACCGGAGCGGTGAATGGCCTCCTTCCCGGCACTGATGGCTATCTGGAGGCAGCTCTCGACAATGCCAAACAGGCTGAGCGCGTGTTCTCCTCTTCACAACTACCTGGATACGATCAAACCGGGACCATCGAATTTTCCATATCAACACAAAACAACTACAGCTTCTTGATTCTTGTTGATGGTAATGAATCGACACTTTACAGCTCGTACGCTGCAAGCAACCCAGGTCAAAGCATCCAATTCACAAGTTTCACAACGCCAGGTGGCGGACTCACAATCGGAGTCGAAGATTTGCTGGCTACTGAAAAGTCAGATCAAGATTTCAATGACTTGATTATTTCGCTGCCTCCAATGATTTAG
- a CDS encoding Arc family DNA-binding protein encodes MPTASVDSNDSTAGSSQAMATLTIRNLDDAVRDRLRRRAAEHGHSMEEEVRQILRQVVEPTKPAATKEGLGTRIHNHFARLGGLELELPSRNDTPTATSFEL; translated from the coding sequence ATGCCAACCGCTAGCGTTGACAGCAATGACAGCACTGCTGGCAGCAGTCAAGCCATGGCCACCCTCACGATCCGCAACCTTGATGACGCCGTGCGCGATCGGCTCAGGCGACGCGCCGCCGAGCATGGCCACTCGATGGAGGAAGAGGTGCGCCAGATCCTTCGTCAGGTGGTTGAACCCACGAAACCAGCGGCAACCAAAGAAGGATTGGGCACACGCATTCACAACCATTTCGCCCGGCTCGGGGGCCTTGAGCTTGAGCTGCCATCACGGAATGACACTCCAACCGCGACAAGCTTTGAGCTGTGA
- a CDS encoding MliC family protein has translation MPVFTVSGSLIAGLIALSVVQGETIRYRCGGGQIIEARYGSLSDQSLAFVRLRLPDGRRLTLPQVASASGARYSADQAVTWWSKGNSGFLQERGDNGEWRITLDACDAQSPG, from the coding sequence ATGCCTGTGTTCACCGTGTCCGGCAGCCTGATTGCTGGTTTGATCGCACTGTCGGTGGTGCAGGGAGAGACGATTCGCTACCGCTGCGGTGGGGGGCAGATCATCGAAGCGCGTTACGGCTCTCTCAGTGATCAGTCGCTGGCGTTCGTGCGCCTGCGCCTTCCCGATGGGCGGCGCCTCACCTTGCCCCAGGTGGCGTCCGCCTCTGGTGCCCGCTACAGCGCGGATCAAGCCGTCACCTGGTGGAGCAAAGGCAACAGTGGCTTTCTGCAGGAACGAGGTGACAACGGCGAATGGCGCATCACCCTGGATGCCTGCGACGCGCAGAGTCCTGGCTGA
- a CDS encoding lysozyme inhibitor LprI family protein — translation MRASVSLPLVLAAFLLSLLPPAMRASEVCSSTKSTVEETGCVIAALKAMDQRLEQALEAVALEARAVPSEVFQTLWRDNLTGFYKTSADPAEQAAGFRDERRKVCAYAKSVAFQGTGYGIFTTRCELALTRTLLDQLKP, via the coding sequence ATGCGTGCTTCTGTTTCCCTCCCCCTGGTGCTCGCCGCGTTCCTCCTGTCTTTGCTGCCTCCCGCAATGCGGGCCTCTGAGGTGTGTTCCTCAACCAAAAGCACTGTGGAGGAAACGGGTTGTGTGATTGCGGCATTGAAGGCAATGGACCAGCGCTTGGAGCAGGCTCTGGAGGCGGTGGCTCTGGAGGCCCGTGCGGTGCCCAGTGAAGTGTTTCAGACCCTCTGGCGCGACAATCTCACCGGTTTTTACAAAACCAGTGCCGATCCAGCGGAACAGGCCGCGGGATTCCGGGACGAACGCCGCAAGGTGTGTGCTTATGCCAAATCTGTGGCGTTTCAGGGCACGGGATACGGCATCTTCACGACGCGCTGCGAGCTGGCGCTGACCCGAACTCTCTTGGATCAGTTGAAGCCGTGA
- a CDS encoding S-(hydroxymethyl)glutathione dehydrogenase/class III alcohol dehydrogenase, producing MIRARAAVAWAPGEPLDVTEIDVAPPQAGEVLLKVVATGVCHTDAYTLSGADPEGLFPAVLGHEGGAVVVEIGEGVSSVAVGDHVIPLYTPECGSCRFCRSGKTNLCQAIRTTQGQGLMPDGTSRFSKNGRMIHHYMGTSTFSEYTVLPEIAVARINPEAPLEKVCLLGCGVTTGIGAVRNTAKVEPGSSVAVFGLGGIGLAVIIGAVQAGAERIIGIDINPAKFAIAEQLGATECINPNDHNTPIQEVLIERTDGGVDYSFECIGNVEVMRAALESCHKGWGESTIIGVAGAGQEISTRPFQLVTGRVWRGSAFGGVRGRSELPGFVESFQNGEIPLDTFITHTMGLEAINNAFALMHKGESIRSVVHF from the coding sequence ATGATTCGCGCCAGAGCTGCCGTGGCTTGGGCTCCCGGTGAACCCCTCGATGTCACCGAGATCGACGTGGCTCCGCCCCAGGCCGGGGAGGTGCTGCTGAAGGTAGTGGCCACAGGGGTGTGCCACACCGATGCCTACACCCTCTCGGGAGCCGATCCCGAAGGACTCTTCCCCGCGGTGCTGGGCCATGAAGGCGGTGCCGTCGTGGTGGAGATCGGCGAGGGCGTGAGCTCCGTGGCCGTCGGCGACCACGTGATTCCGCTCTACACGCCGGAATGCGGCAGCTGCCGTTTCTGCCGCTCCGGCAAGACCAATCTCTGCCAGGCGATCCGCACCACCCAGGGGCAGGGGCTGATGCCCGATGGCACCAGTCGCTTCTCCAAGAACGGTCGGATGATCCATCACTACATGGGCACCTCCACCTTTTCGGAATACACCGTGCTGCCGGAGATTGCGGTGGCCCGCATCAACCCCGAGGCCCCGCTCGAGAAGGTCTGCCTGCTGGGCTGCGGTGTGACCACCGGCATCGGCGCCGTGCGCAACACCGCCAAGGTGGAGCCGGGCAGTTCGGTTGCCGTGTTCGGTCTCGGCGGCATCGGCCTCGCCGTGATCATCGGTGCCGTGCAGGCCGGCGCTGAACGGATCATCGGCATCGACATCAACCCAGCCAAGTTCGCCATCGCCGAGCAACTGGGAGCCACTGAATGCATCAATCCCAACGACCACAACACCCCGATCCAGGAGGTGCTGATCGAGCGCACCGATGGCGGCGTCGACTACTCCTTTGAGTGCATCGGCAACGTGGAGGTGATGCGCGCAGCCCTGGAGTCGTGCCACAAGGGCTGGGGTGAATCAACGATCATCGGCGTGGCGGGTGCTGGGCAAGAGATCAGCACCCGTCCCTTCCAGCTGGTCACCGGCAGGGTATGGCGCGGTTCCGCCTTCGGGGGGGTGCGCGGACGCTCCGAACTGCCGGGTTTTGTGGAGAGCTTTCAGAACGGAGAGATCCCTCTCGACACCTTCATCACCCACACCATGGGGCTCGAGGCGATCAACAACGCCTTTGCGTTGATGCACAAGGGAGAGAGCATTCGCTCCGTCGTTCATTTCTGA